The following are encoded in a window of bacterium SCSIO 12643 genomic DNA:
- a CDS encoding C40 family peptidase, with product MKYGICALSIVPCRLEPADTSEMVSQLLFGEIYRVIDERKKWVKIRAAHDGYESWIDRKQHKEMKREEFMSLEKSPRTFSIELISLLKSLQTETFSPLVMGSVLPQYSEGLLEFSDQKFEFEDEVLQHPTVGRDLLIETAFLYLNSPYLWGGRTPFGIDCSGYSQIVYRMCGVDLPRDASQQAEVGDRLSFIEEATPGDLAFFDNSEGRITHVGILLGDNKIIHASGKVRVDRIDHQGIFNDEMYDYSHHLRLITRVIK from the coding sequence ATGAAGTACGGCATTTGTGCCTTAAGTATTGTCCCGTGCAGACTAGAACCTGCAGATACCAGTGAGATGGTATCTCAATTGTTATTTGGTGAAATTTACCGTGTAATTGATGAGCGTAAGAAATGGGTGAAAATCCGTGCGGCACATGATGGGTATGAATCCTGGATTGATCGAAAGCAACACAAAGAGATGAAACGTGAAGAGTTCATGTCTTTGGAGAAAAGCCCCAGGACATTTTCTATTGAACTCATTTCCTTACTAAAGTCGCTTCAAACCGAGACATTTTCTCCTTTGGTAATGGGAAGTGTTTTACCTCAATATTCTGAGGGGTTATTAGAATTTTCCGATCAAAAATTTGAATTCGAAGACGAGGTTTTACAACATCCAACGGTTGGAAGGGATTTATTGATAGAGACTGCATTTTTATATTTAAACTCTCCTTATTTATGGGGTGGAAGAACTCCTTTTGGCATCGATTGTTCGGGCTATTCCCAAATCGTATATCGTATGTGTGGAGTAGATCTTCCTAGAGATGCATCGCAACAGGCAGAGGTCGGAGATCGATTGAGTTTTATTGAAGAGGCAACTCCTGGTGATTTGGCTTTCTTTGATAATAGTGAAGGACGAATTACTCACGTAGGTATTCTACTTGGAGATAATAAGATCATCCATGCTTCGGGAAAAGTACGCGTAGATCGTATAGATCATCAAGGTATTTTTAATGATGAAATGTATGATTATTCTCATCATTTGAGATTAATCACACGCGTGATCAAATAA
- a CDS encoding acetyl-CoA C-acyltransferase — translation MKEVYIVSAVRTPMGSFNGILSSVPVTKLGAAAIKGALDKGGIKPEWVQEVFMGNVLQAGAGQAPARQAAIFAGIEQNVPCTTVNKVCASGMKAVMLAAQSIMTGDNDVVVAGGMENMSQVPHYIKNSRGGFKLGDFKAQDGLILDGLQDVYNNFHMGVAADMCATECNISREEQDAFAVESYKRSAAAWEAGKFNDEIVPVEVPQRRGEPLMVTEDEEYKNVKFEKIPTLRPVFKKDGSVTAANASTINDGASALILMSGEKMRELGVTPLAKVVSYADAAHEPEWFTTAPSKALPKALAKAGLENSDIDFWELNEAFSVVGIVNTQKLGLDPAKVDVNGGAVSLGHPLGSSGSRILVTLINVLKQNGGKRGAAGICNGGGGASAFVLELA, via the coding sequence ATGAAGGAAGTATATATAGTTTCAGCGGTGCGTACACCAATGGGAAGTTTCAACGGAATCTTATCTTCGGTACCTGTAACCAAGTTAGGGGCAGCTGCAATCAAAGGCGCATTAGATAAAGGTGGTATCAAACCAGAATGGGTACAAGAAGTATTTATGGGTAATGTACTACAAGCAGGTGCAGGACAAGCTCCGGCACGTCAGGCTGCAATCTTTGCTGGAATTGAGCAAAATGTACCATGTACGACTGTAAACAAAGTATGTGCTTCAGGAATGAAAGCGGTAATGTTGGCTGCACAATCTATTATGACTGGAGATAACGATGTTGTTGTTGCAGGTGGAATGGAGAACATGTCTCAGGTACCACATTACATTAAAAACTCACGTGGAGGATTTAAATTAGGTGATTTTAAAGCGCAAGACGGTTTAATTTTAGATGGCCTTCAAGATGTATACAACAATTTCCACATGGGAGTTGCTGCAGATATGTGTGCCACTGAGTGTAATATTTCCAGAGAAGAGCAAGATGCATTCGCAGTAGAGTCTTACAAAAGATCAGCTGCAGCATGGGAAGCTGGAAAATTTAATGATGAAATTGTTCCTGTTGAAGTACCACAAAGAAGAGGTGAGCCATTAATGGTAACCGAAGATGAGGAGTATAAGAATGTGAAATTCGAAAAGATTCCAACTTTGCGTCCGGTATTCAAAAAAGATGGATCGGTAACTGCTGCAAACGCATCAACTATTAATGATGGAGCTTCGGCTTTGATTTTAATGAGTGGTGAAAAAATGCGTGAGTTAGGTGTAACTCCATTGGCAAAAGTAGTGAGCTATGCAGATGCAGCACATGAGCCAGAGTGGTTTACAACAGCACCATCTAAAGCATTACCAAAAGCATTGGCAAAAGCAGGTTTAGAAAACTCTGATATCGATTTCTGGGAGTTAAACGAGGCATTCTCAGTAGTAGGGATTGTAAATACTCAAAAATTAGGATTAGACCCTGCAAAAGTTGATGTAAATGGTGGCGCGGTATCGTTAGGACACCCACTTGGATCATCAGGTTCAAGAATCCTGGTAACATTAATCAATGTATTGAAACAAAACGGAGGTAAACGTGGAGCTGCTGGAATTTGTAACGGTGGTGGAGGTGCTTCTGCATTTGTATTAGAATTAGCTTAA